The Antarcticibacterium sp. 1MA-6-2 genome has a window encoding:
- a CDS encoding ribonuclease P protein component — translation MYLPLKDEEMSSHKTGVSVPKRSFKKAVDRNFLKRLMREAFRKNKYLVDNNLSHKFAFIFIFTGKKIVDYQQVNSGITAVLKQLHEKEGANEKECK, via the coding sequence ATTTATCTCCCACTAAAGGATGAAGAAATGTCCTCTCACAAAACCGGAGTATCAGTACCAAAAAGAAGTTTTAAAAAAGCTGTTGACCGTAATTTTTTGAAAAGGTTAATGAGAGAAGCTTTTAGAAAAAATAAGTATCTTGTAGACAACAACTTATCCCATAAATTTGCGTTCATATTTATTTTTACAGGAAAAAAAATAGTTGATTATCAACAGGTGAATTCGGGAATAACGGCAGTTTTAAAACAATTACATGAAAAAGAAGGAGCAAATGAAAAAGAATGTAAGTAA
- a CDS encoding MBL fold metallo-hydrolase, translated as MTLYPIEAGNFKLDGGAMFGVVPKTLWNKTNPADENNLIDMAARCLLIEEGDKLILIDTGMGDKQSDKFFGYYNLWGDNSIDKSLKKHGFSRNDVTDVFMTHLHFDHCGGSIQWNKDRTGYEPAFRNARFWSNKDHWKWATEPNAREKASFLKENILPMEQSGKLHFLERTSSEAFLESEYFNFGVFFADGHTDKQMIPHIQYKSKTLVFMADLLPTAGHIPLPYVMGYDTRPLLTLSEKEVFLSKAADEGYYLFLEHDAHNEIVTVKRTEKGIRLDEVYTFNELFN; from the coding sequence ATGACTTTATACCCAATTGAAGCGGGAAACTTTAAACTCGATGGTGGTGCTATGTTTGGAGTTGTTCCTAAAACACTCTGGAATAAGACAAATCCTGCAGATGAAAACAATCTTATAGATATGGCGGCACGTTGCCTTCTTATCGAAGAGGGAGATAAACTCATACTTATTGACACAGGAATGGGTGATAAACAAAGTGATAAATTTTTTGGCTACTATAATCTTTGGGGTGACAATTCTATTGATAAGTCTTTAAAAAAACACGGTTTTAGCCGGAATGATGTTACAGATGTCTTTATGACGCACCTGCACTTTGACCACTGCGGCGGCTCTATTCAATGGAACAAAGATAGAACAGGCTATGAACCTGCTTTCAGGAACGCCAGATTTTGGAGCAACAAAGATCACTGGAAGTGGGCAACTGAACCAAACGCAAGGGAAAAAGCTTCATTTTTAAAAGAAAATATACTTCCCATGGAGCAAAGTGGAAAGTTGCATTTTCTGGAAAGAACTTCATCAGAAGCTTTCCTGGAATCTGAGTATTTTAATTTTGGTGTATTTTTTGCAGATGGCCATACAGATAAACAAATGATACCTCATATACAGTATAAAAGCAAAACCCTGGTCTTTATGGCAGATCTTTTGCCAACAGCAGGACATATTCCTTTGCCTTACGTAATGGGTTATGACACCAGGCCGCTTTTAACACTTTCAGAAAAGGAAGTTTTTTTATCTAAAGCTGCAGATGAGGGTTATTACCTCTTTTTGGAACACGATGCCCACAACGAAATCGTAACTGTAAAACGAACAGAAAAAGGAATTCGCCTGGATGAAGTTTATACTTTTAATGAACTATTTAATTAA
- a CDS encoding S8 family peptidase, translating into MRIPVFKPFLIAGMALVFAGCGSTSPSIISTPIENIDEIPLKVTSLTDVELKGWGGADLTKDTIPGMSVNKAYEEIIKTNTGQKVIVAVIDSGVDIAHEDLKSVIWVNRDEVRNNGKDDDNNGYVDDIHGWNFLGDAVKENMEYARIYKRLKPQYEGKSASTLSEAQREEFALYQAAKAEYEKEYTENLQNRDQYRNIQKQLVAAHAAVSGQLGKEDYTGEELAAMTATTDQMRQYKMWLSQIQSNVDENIPKALKILDEQIKYYSDRLKSHFNLDLNARAIVGDDPYNINDTNYGNNKVSGPTADKEDVEHGTHVAGIIAAQRNNNIGIKGVANNVEIMVLRAVPDGDEYDKDIALAIRYAVDNGAKVINTSFGKYFSPNPEFVTDAIKYAAQNDVLIVNAAGNEGINLDNKMVYPNDQSPSQPQEIANNFLTVGALNYEYGSGLVASFSNYGKSNVDVFAPGTKIWSTTPNNSYEYLQGTSMAAPAVAGVAAIIRSYYPKLTATQVKQVIMDSGLTTNASVVVGEEQSSKRFKELSTSGKMVNLYNALILADKVK; encoded by the coding sequence ATGAGAATACCAGTTTTTAAGCCTTTTCTAATTGCAGGAATGGCCTTAGTGTTTGCAGGATGCGGCAGCACCTCCCCATCTATTATTTCAACTCCTATAGAGAATATAGATGAGATCCCATTAAAGGTAACCAGTTTGACCGATGTAGAATTAAAGGGCTGGGGTGGAGCAGATCTTACTAAAGATACCATACCGGGAATGAGCGTTAATAAGGCTTACGAGGAAATAATTAAAACTAATACTGGTCAAAAAGTTATAGTAGCGGTTATAGACAGTGGTGTAGATATCGCTCACGAAGACCTTAAAAGTGTTATTTGGGTAAACCGGGACGAGGTAAGAAATAACGGAAAAGATGATGATAATAACGGTTATGTAGATGATATCCACGGATGGAATTTTCTTGGTGACGCTGTTAAGGAAAACATGGAGTATGCGAGGATTTACAAAAGATTAAAACCTCAATATGAAGGAAAATCGGCAAGTACCTTAAGTGAGGCTCAAAGAGAAGAATTCGCATTATACCAGGCTGCTAAAGCGGAATATGAAAAGGAGTATACTGAAAATCTTCAGAACCGGGATCAATACAGAAATATTCAGAAACAGTTGGTAGCGGCTCATGCTGCAGTTTCTGGCCAGTTAGGTAAAGAAGATTATACCGGGGAAGAACTTGCTGCAATGACTGCAACTACAGATCAAATGAGGCAGTACAAGATGTGGTTATCTCAAATCCAAAGTAATGTTGATGAAAATATTCCGAAGGCATTAAAAATTCTTGATGAACAAATTAAGTACTACAGTGACAGGCTTAAGTCACATTTTAATTTAGACCTTAATGCAAGAGCGATAGTAGGAGATGATCCATACAACATCAACGACACGAACTATGGAAATAATAAAGTTTCGGGGCCTACTGCAGACAAAGAGGATGTAGAACATGGTACCCACGTTGCAGGGATCATTGCTGCGCAAAGAAATAATAATATTGGCATAAAAGGAGTAGCGAATAACGTTGAAATAATGGTTCTTAGAGCTGTTCCCGATGGGGATGAATATGATAAAGATATTGCCCTGGCTATAAGATATGCAGTAGACAACGGTGCAAAAGTTATAAATACCAGCTTTGGTAAATATTTTTCTCCTAATCCTGAATTTGTAACAGACGCTATTAAATATGCCGCTCAAAATGATGTTTTAATAGTAAATGCCGCCGGGAACGAAGGAATAAATCTTGACAACAAAATGGTTTATCCTAACGATCAATCTCCATCTCAACCACAGGAGATTGCTAATAATTTCCTTACTGTTGGAGCTCTTAATTACGAATATGGATCTGGTTTGGTAGCAAGTTTCTCTAACTATGGGAAATCTAACGTAGATGTATTTGCTCCCGGTACTAAAATATGGTCTACCACTCCGAATAACAGCTATGAATATTTACAGGGAACTTCAATGGCTGCCCCAGCAGTTGCGGGGGTTGCAGCAATTATTCGTTCATATTATCCAAAATTAACCGCAACACAGGTAAAACAGGTTATCATGGATAGTGGCCTTACAACCAATGCTTCTGTTGTAGTGGGTGAGGAGCAGAGTTCAAAAAGATTCAAAGAACTGTCAACTTCAGGGAAGATGGTAAACTTATATAATGCGCTTATCTTAGCCGATAAAGTTAAATAG
- a CDS encoding S41 family peptidase, whose product MKKNVSNRISVILICLVLLVGTTGFVKSDFFAIAKQLEIFTTLFKELNMNYVDETNPAELMDTAIKAMLNDLDPYTNYWNEQDVEAARMNTAGEYHGIGAAVKISKDKFTILEAYKDFPADKAGLKPGDEIIKIGGLSVADFKEDAGELLNGAPNSQVEITYVRQGKTTNTVLTRGTIELKAVPFYRLLENNTGYIVLSRFNSNASSETIKALKELQGKGADKIILDLRGNPGGLLSEAILVSNIFIEKGQLITSTKSVIEKYNQQYFTPNEPINTKIPLAVLIDGRSASASEIVVGAIQDLDRGVVVGARSFGKGLVQRPKELVYGTQLKLTISRYYTPSGRCIQALNYRERDEEGNAMRIGTEDYNEFKTRSGRSVYDGGGILPDIRLKTSEFNTITNALLANNAIFDYATEYYYSHSLEKAENFKFTDADFSDFKDYLKRENFSYETRTEAELNEALVTARKEGFEQQILDNYKKMINDIAQKKQAELESKKAEISSLLTDEIIKRYFYQEGLYEYYVQNNPEIVQAREVLNNPNKYSEILK is encoded by the coding sequence ATGAAAAAGAATGTAAGTAACCGAATATCAGTAATCCTTATTTGCCTTGTGTTATTGGTAGGAACGACGGGTTTTGTAAAATCAGATTTTTTTGCCATTGCCAAACAACTGGAGATCTTCACCACCCTTTTTAAGGAATTAAACATGAACTATGTGGATGAAACTAATCCTGCAGAGCTAATGGATACTGCCATAAAAGCAATGCTCAACGATTTAGATCCTTATACCAATTACTGGAATGAACAGGACGTAGAAGCTGCAAGGATGAATACTGCGGGGGAATACCACGGGATTGGGGCTGCAGTCAAAATTAGCAAAGACAAATTTACCATTCTTGAAGCATATAAAGATTTTCCTGCAGATAAAGCAGGATTAAAGCCCGGAGACGAAATAATAAAGATAGGTGGACTCTCTGTTGCTGATTTTAAAGAAGATGCAGGAGAACTTCTTAATGGCGCTCCAAATTCCCAGGTAGAAATAACTTATGTGAGACAGGGCAAGACTACAAATACTGTATTAACCCGGGGAACTATAGAACTTAAAGCAGTTCCGTTTTACAGGTTACTTGAAAATAATACAGGATATATTGTTCTTTCCAGGTTTAACAGTAATGCCTCTTCTGAAACCATTAAAGCATTAAAAGAACTTCAAGGCAAGGGAGCAGATAAGATAATCCTGGATCTTCGCGGGAATCCCGGCGGGCTTTTAAGTGAAGCTATTTTAGTAAGCAATATTTTTATAGAAAAAGGACAGTTAATCACTTCAACCAAATCTGTAATTGAAAAATATAATCAGCAGTATTTTACTCCCAATGAACCCATTAATACAAAAATACCTCTTGCTGTCTTAATCGATGGCAGGAGTGCCTCAGCCAGTGAAATCGTTGTAGGTGCGATCCAGGATCTGGATAGGGGAGTTGTGGTGGGAGCAAGGAGTTTTGGGAAAGGACTTGTTCAGCGTCCCAAGGAGCTTGTTTACGGCACTCAGTTAAAACTAACCATTTCCAGGTATTATACCCCCAGTGGCAGGTGTATCCAGGCTCTTAATTATCGTGAGCGTGATGAAGAAGGAAATGCGATGAGAATTGGAACAGAAGATTACAATGAATTTAAAACCAGGAGTGGAAGATCTGTCTATGATGGAGGTGGTATACTTCCTGATATAAGGCTGAAAACTTCTGAATTTAATACCATAACCAACGCTTTATTGGCTAATAATGCCATTTTTGATTATGCTACTGAATATTATTATTCCCACTCCCTTGAGAAAGCAGAAAATTTCAAATTTACTGATGCAGATTTTTCAGATTTTAAAGATTATTTGAAGCGAGAAAACTTTAGTTATGAAACCCGTACTGAAGCAGAACTAAATGAAGCTTTAGTAACTGCCCGTAAGGAAGGTTTTGAACAGCAAATCCTGGATAATTACAAAAAAATGATCAATGATATTGCTCAAAAAAAGCAAGCCGAATTAGAAAGCAAAAAAGCCGAAATTTCCAGCTTATTAACAGACGAAATAATAAAAAGATATTTTTACCAGGAGGGCCTGTATGAGTATTATGTACAAAATAATCCGGAAATAGTGCAGGCCCGGGAAGTACTTAATAATCCTAATAAGTATTCAGAAATTCTTAAATAA
- the rpiB gene encoding ribose 5-phosphate isomerase B, which translates to MKIAIGNDHAGTEYKKAIVAFLESKGIEVINHGTNSEDSVDYADFVHPVANDVENKTVDFGIIICGSGNGASMTANKHSGIRCALCWTKEIAALAREHNNANILSIPARYVSQTQAVDMVQVFLDTKFEGGRHQKRIEKILV; encoded by the coding sequence ATGAAAATTGCAATTGGGAACGATCACGCAGGTACAGAGTATAAAAAAGCTATCGTAGCCTTTCTGGAATCAAAGGGTATTGAAGTTATTAACCATGGAACAAACTCTGAAGATAGTGTTGACTATGCTGACTTTGTACATCCCGTAGCTAATGATGTGGAGAATAAAACTGTGGATTTTGGTATAATTATTTGTGGAAGTGGTAACGGGGCTTCAATGACTGCTAATAAACACAGTGGAATTAGATGTGCCCTTTGTTGGACAAAAGAGATCGCTGCACTTGCAAGGGAGCATAACAATGCTAACATCTTAAGTATTCCGGCCAGATATGTTTCTCAAACTCAAGCTGTGGATATGGTCCAGGTTTTTTTGGATACAAAATTTGAAGGAGGAAGGCACCAAAAAAGAATTGAAAAAATACTGGTGTAG
- the rnr gene encoding ribonuclease R, whose amino-acid sequence MSQKKKKNKSSGGNTDNLSKSIKDILRKAPETTFNYKQIAAKLGVDDANTRNKIIRALAQLAAKKEIEEKERGKFSIVANLDYYTGILDMTAKGFGYVVVAELEDDVFVPANALNKAFDGDEVEIYIYNRRRKRKSEAEVVRVINRKRTEFVGVLQLQKNFGFVSIQDPKMYTDIFVQKNKIMDAQDGDKVVVTMEEWPEKADSPFGRVTQVLGKPGEHNTEIHSILAQYGLPHEFPEEVEEYANGIDTSIKEEEISKRKDLRDVLTFTIDPIDAKDFDDALSFRELEDGDFEIGIHIADVSHYLQPDTILDEEAYQRATSIYLVDRVVPMLPEVLSNNACSLRPNEEKYTFSAIFNMDSHGHVKKQWFGRTVTLSDARFAYEEAQHIIETGKGNIPLEISIQDKEYTVGDDIVKAVITLDTLAKKMRARRMKEGAISFDKVEVKFQLNEENEPTGVYFKTTKEANKLIEEFMLLANRKVAEFIGKQTPKKTFVYRCHDEPDESKLASLQTVVSKFGYKINLKDRKSITTSLNSLLSDVQGKKEQNLVDTLAIRTMSKAYYSTENIGHYGLAFDYYSHFTSPIRRYPDVMTHRLLQRYLDQQPSAKEEEYEEKCHHSSEMESLATNAERDSIKYMEVKFMIDHQDEKFLGVISGVTEWGIYVEIIDNKCEGMVRLRDIKDDHYEFDEEQYAIVGKRTGKKYTLGDEVYVTVKNADLVKRHLDFNLVGDNQEGGNS is encoded by the coding sequence ATGAGTCAAAAGAAGAAGAAGAATAAGAGTTCCGGAGGCAATACAGATAATCTCTCCAAATCTATTAAGGACATTTTAAGAAAAGCACCGGAGACTACTTTTAATTATAAACAAATCGCAGCTAAACTCGGCGTTGATGACGCTAATACGAGAAATAAAATTATAAGGGCCCTGGCCCAACTGGCAGCTAAAAAAGAAATTGAGGAAAAGGAACGGGGAAAATTTAGCATAGTAGCCAATCTTGATTACTATACCGGAATTCTCGATATGACTGCTAAAGGATTTGGTTATGTAGTGGTAGCGGAACTGGAAGATGATGTTTTTGTTCCTGCCAATGCTCTAAATAAAGCTTTTGATGGTGACGAGGTTGAAATTTATATTTACAACCGCAGAAGAAAAAGAAAGTCTGAAGCTGAAGTTGTAAGAGTAATAAATCGTAAGCGAACTGAATTTGTTGGTGTTCTTCAACTTCAAAAGAATTTTGGATTTGTTTCTATACAGGATCCAAAAATGTACACCGATATTTTTGTTCAAAAGAACAAGATAATGGATGCCCAGGATGGTGATAAAGTGGTAGTCACCATGGAAGAATGGCCTGAAAAAGCTGATTCCCCCTTTGGTAGGGTTACTCAGGTGTTGGGAAAACCAGGGGAACATAATACTGAAATCCATTCCATACTTGCCCAATATGGGTTACCTCATGAATTTCCTGAAGAAGTTGAAGAATACGCCAATGGCATTGATACTTCAATAAAAGAAGAAGAAATTTCTAAAAGAAAAGATCTTCGGGACGTTCTAACCTTTACAATAGATCCTATAGATGCAAAGGATTTTGATGATGCTTTAAGTTTTAGAGAATTAGAAGATGGCGACTTTGAAATAGGGATTCATATAGCAGATGTTTCTCATTATTTGCAACCCGATACTATACTGGATGAAGAGGCTTATCAACGGGCTACATCTATATATCTGGTAGACAGGGTTGTGCCTATGCTACCGGAAGTACTATCTAACAATGCCTGTTCTTTAAGACCAAATGAGGAAAAATATACTTTCTCTGCAATATTTAATATGGATAGTCACGGGCATGTGAAAAAACAATGGTTTGGGCGAACCGTAACTTTATCTGATGCAAGATTTGCCTACGAAGAAGCACAGCATATTATAGAAACAGGAAAAGGAAATATTCCTTTAGAAATATCCATTCAGGATAAGGAGTATACTGTGGGTGATGATATTGTAAAAGCAGTAATTACTCTGGATACACTTGCAAAGAAAATGCGGGCCCGGCGTATGAAAGAAGGAGCCATATCTTTTGATAAAGTAGAGGTAAAGTTTCAGTTGAACGAGGAGAATGAACCTACAGGTGTCTACTTTAAAACAACTAAAGAAGCCAATAAATTAATTGAAGAGTTTATGTTACTTGCCAATAGGAAAGTAGCCGAGTTCATAGGTAAACAAACTCCAAAGAAAACTTTTGTATACCGTTGTCATGATGAACCAGATGAATCAAAATTAGCTTCATTACAAACTGTTGTCTCTAAATTTGGTTACAAGATAAACCTTAAGGACAGAAAATCTATTACAACCTCTCTAAATAGCTTATTGAGTGATGTTCAGGGGAAAAAAGAGCAGAACCTTGTAGATACTCTCGCCATCCGCACGATGAGTAAAGCTTATTACAGTACAGAGAACATTGGTCACTATGGTCTTGCATTTGATTATTATTCTCATTTTACTTCACCTATCCGAAGATATCCGGATGTAATGACTCATAGACTTTTACAGCGTTACCTGGATCAACAACCTTCAGCAAAAGAAGAAGAATACGAAGAAAAATGTCATCACAGTAGTGAAATGGAAAGTCTTGCGACTAATGCCGAAAGAGATTCTATTAAGTACATGGAGGTGAAATTTATGATAGATCACCAGGATGAGAAATTTTTAGGCGTTATTTCAGGAGTGACTGAATGGGGTATCTATGTTGAGATCATTGATAATAAATGTGAGGGAATGGTGAGATTACGGGATATTAAGGATGATCATTACGAGTTTGATGAAGAACAGTATGCTATAGTTGGTAAAAGGACTGGAAAAAAGTATACCCTTGGAGATGAAGTATATGTAACTGTAAAAAATGCAGATCTTGTTAAAAGACATCTGGATTTTAATCTCGTTGGTGATAATCAGGAAGGCGGGAATTCTTAA
- a CDS encoding GNAT family N-acetyltransferase codes for MNIIIKSFSQLNLEELYKILQLRSEVFVVEQNCVYQDVDGKDMDAIHVLGFEDTDLVAYTRCFDAGNYFDKASIGRVIVKENFRKYGYGHQIMEASVNEIKKRFNTGSIKLSAQQYLIRFYESHGFQQTGEGYLEDGIPHVAMIKEKFI; via the coding sequence ATGAATATTATTATAAAATCTTTTTCTCAATTAAACCTTGAGGAGCTTTATAAAATCCTTCAGCTAAGAAGTGAAGTTTTTGTTGTAGAACAAAATTGTGTTTATCAGGATGTTGATGGGAAAGATATGGATGCCATTCACGTTTTAGGTTTTGAGGATACTGATCTTGTAGCTTACACCCGTTGTTTTGACGCTGGAAATTATTTTGATAAAGCTTCTATAGGACGGGTAATAGTAAAGGAGAATTTTAGAAAGTACGGCTATGGCCATCAAATAATGGAAGCTTCTGTAAATGAAATAAAAAAGAGATTTAATACAGGGAGCATTAAGCTTTCAGCACAACAATATCTTATTAGGTTTTATGAATCCCACGGGTTTCAACAAACAGGGGAAGGTTATCTTGAAGACGGCATTCCCCATGTTGCTATGATTAAAGAAAAATTTATTTAA
- a CDS encoding M1 family metallopeptidase: MKNILLGISLLMSCFISAQNNTSYWQQHVDYTMEVDMNVNNYQYTGTQELVYTNNSPDTLNRVFYHLYFNAFQPGSEMDVRSRTIADPDPRVGSRISSLTPAQQGYLKVSSLTKNGKNLKYEEVGTVLEVELDSPILPGEKTTFKMEFKGQVPEQIRRSGRNSEEGVALSMTQWYPKLAEYDFEGWHADPYIGREFHGVWGDFDVKISLDKSYIIGGTGYLQNPQEIGYGYEKEGTKVNRKKGDKLTWHFVAPQVHDFAWAADPEYIHDKRTAADGTVLHFLYKNKPEIAENWKNLQPKTEELLLFFNEHIGPYPWDQYTVIQGGDGGMEYAMATLITGERKFGSLVGVTAHELAHAWFQHLMATNEAKHEWMDEGFTSYISSVAMNEVMEEGKENPQTGSYRGYIQLANSGVEEPQSTHADRYSLNGAYGRSAYSKGAVFLSQLGYIIGEENLKNTIKRYYDEWKFKHPTPNDFIRIAEKVSGAELDWYLMDWTQTTKSIDYAVTNLNDAPGGATVVLERKGGIAMPIDLKVEYNDGTVENIYIPLQMMRWEKPAQAEQNRRIADDWAWTNPTYDLSLTRPKADVSRIVIDEKELMADVNRQDNIYQKDTDSSN, encoded by the coding sequence ATGAAGAATATTTTATTAGGAATCTCCCTCTTAATGAGCTGTTTTATTTCAGCCCAAAACAATACCTCTTACTGGCAACAGCACGTAGATTATACGATGGAGGTAGATATGAATGTAAATAATTACCAATATACAGGAACCCAGGAACTTGTTTATACTAACAATTCTCCCGATACTTTAAACAGGGTTTTTTATCACTTATATTTTAATGCCTTCCAGCCAGGAAGCGAAATGGATGTAAGATCCAGAACAATTGCAGATCCCGATCCAAGGGTAGGAAGCAGAATTTCATCTTTAACACCTGCACAACAGGGATATTTAAAGGTTTCTTCCCTTACAAAAAATGGAAAAAATTTAAAATATGAAGAAGTAGGAACAGTATTGGAAGTGGAGCTTGATTCTCCCATTTTACCAGGTGAAAAGACCACCTTTAAAATGGAATTTAAAGGCCAGGTACCGGAACAAATCAGAAGATCTGGCAGGAACAGCGAAGAAGGAGTTGCACTCTCCATGACCCAATGGTATCCAAAGTTAGCCGAATATGATTTCGAAGGCTGGCATGCAGATCCTTATATAGGCCGTGAATTCCACGGAGTATGGGGAGATTTTGATGTAAAAATTAGCCTTGATAAATCTTATATTATTGGTGGAACAGGATATCTTCAGAATCCTCAGGAAATTGGATATGGATATGAAAAGGAAGGAACTAAAGTAAACAGAAAAAAGGGTGATAAACTTACCTGGCACTTTGTAGCGCCGCAAGTACATGATTTCGCCTGGGCTGCAGATCCCGAATATATCCACGATAAAAGAACAGCAGCAGATGGTACAGTGCTTCATTTTCTTTATAAGAACAAACCTGAGATTGCAGAAAACTGGAAAAATCTTCAGCCAAAAACCGAAGAATTACTGTTATTTTTTAATGAACACATAGGCCCATATCCCTGGGATCAGTACACTGTAATTCAAGGTGGAGATGGTGGAATGGAGTATGCTATGGCTACTCTTATCACAGGAGAAAGAAAGTTTGGTAGCCTGGTAGGAGTGACGGCTCATGAACTTGCCCACGCCTGGTTTCAGCATTTAATGGCTACTAATGAAGCTAAACACGAATGGATGGATGAAGGCTTCACTTCCTATATTTCTTCCGTGGCTATGAATGAGGTTATGGAGGAGGGCAAAGAAAATCCTCAAACCGGGAGTTACAGAGGTTATATTCAACTGGCAAATTCCGGAGTTGAAGAGCCACAATCAACCCACGCAGACAGGTACAGTTTGAATGGTGCTTATGGTAGAAGTGCCTATTCAAAAGGAGCTGTCTTTCTAAGTCAGTTAGGATATATAATTGGGGAAGAAAATTTGAAAAATACCATAAAACGTTACTACGACGAGTGGAAATTTAAACACCCCACTCCCAATGATTTCATTCGCATTGCTGAAAAAGTATCAGGAGCAGAACTTGATTGGTATTTAATGGACTGGACGCAGACGACAAAATCTATCGATTACGCTGTAACCAACCTTAATGATGCTCCTGGAGGTGCCACAGTGGTTCTTGAAAGAAAGGGTGGAATTGCTATGCCTATAGATTTAAAAGTGGAGTACAATGATGGAACTGTTGAGAATATTTATATTCCGCTACAGATGATGCGTTGGGAAAAACCAGCTCAGGCAGAACAAAACAGAAGGATTGCTGATGATTGGGCCTGGACAAACCCTACCTATGATCTCAGTCTCACAAGACCAAAAGCCGATGTTTCCAGAATTGTTATTGATGAAAAGGAATTAATGGCCGATGTAAACAGACAGGATAATATTTACCAAAAGGACACAGATTCCTCTAACTAA
- a CDS encoding cation:proton antiporter yields the protein MFFVSAGFNVTLDVFQTDLNLLIAVTLVAMIGKIAGTALFYLPSGFGWREGLAVGTGMNGRGAVEIIIAGIGLQMGIITAEIFSILVFMAIFTTLTVPVLLTWTTNWLKKRGELVHQETRDGYLILGANPLGIYMAEKLKAANKLTLVDSNRELVAIARKKGFNTVYGNILKEETMEEANALELGTFIALTGNSEINLLAAQLAGDLFYIPKKIVTVSPNEAGADVDLLDPINASSMFADKTNLTPWFQKISSNQFQEKIVGVETELTAREWIKENRDEQNPILAVFILNTEEELRAFHYKEIISPGEKVVFLQ from the coding sequence ATTTTCTTTGTCTCAGCGGGATTTAATGTCACTCTGGATGTCTTTCAAACCGACCTGAATCTTCTTATAGCTGTAACTCTTGTGGCTATGATAGGAAAAATTGCCGGAACAGCTCTTTTTTATCTTCCCAGTGGATTTGGCTGGAGAGAAGGACTGGCAGTGGGAACAGGAATGAATGGGAGGGGAGCAGTTGAAATTATTATCGCAGGAATAGGTTTGCAAATGGGAATTATAACTGCTGAAATATTTTCAATCCTCGTTTTCATGGCTATCTTCACAACACTTACCGTCCCGGTCTTACTTACCTGGACAACGAATTGGCTGAAGAAGAGAGGGGAGCTAGTACATCAGGAAACCCGGGATGGATATTTAATTTTAGGAGCTAATCCTTTAGGTATTTATATGGCAGAAAAACTAAAAGCTGCCAACAAACTTACTTTGGTTGATTCCAACCGGGAACTTGTGGCAATAGCACGAAAAAAAGGTTTTAATACTGTTTATGGTAATATTCTCAAGGAAGAGACTATGGAAGAAGCAAATGCCCTGGAACTGGGGACATTTATTGCTCTTACCGGGAACAGCGAAATTAATCTTCTGGCTGCACAACTGGCGGGAGACCTATTTTACATTCCCAAAAAAATAGTTACAGTATCTCCCAATGAAGCAGGAGCAGATGTTGATCTTCTTGATCCTATAAACGCTTCTTCCATGTTTGCCGATAAAACAAATCTAACCCCCTGGTTTCAAAAGATTTCTTCTAATCAATTCCAGGAAAAAATAGTAGGGGTAGAAACTGAACTGACAGCAAGAGAATGGATCAAAGAGAACAGGGACGAGCAAAACCCGATACTGGCAGTTTTTATCCTGAATACTGAAGAGGAATTGAGAGCATTCCACTATAAGGAGATTATTTCACCGGGTGAAAAAGTAGTTTTCCTCCAGTAA